A genomic stretch from Thermomonospora umbrina includes:
- a CDS encoding ABC transporter substrate-binding protein, whose product MRRSLSAALVPLLALTAACGLGADAGTGNEPVTRVPELAEGQKVSIVLESYNFGQAGPWTDTFNELIAAFQKAHPNIKVTPQKPQGNSANPATDTVSSLQAQLATGNPPDVAQIGFSDLDFTVNKLKALPLDDLVGKEEVTKNFQGAKHPYAATARTLGDWNGKTYGVPFVLSTPVLFYNADLFEKAGLDPAKPPTTWAEVKTAAQAIKKKGEDGVYVDCLTKAAKDWCFQAIALSNGGRVISDDRTRLTFAEPPVTEAVRTMQDLVTSGVMPNRTQMQAVEAFSRGELGMLLESSSVQGQFVKAAAGKWELGAAAMPGFAGKPVAPTNSGAALFVFAKDRAKRRAAWELIRFLTNEQSYTTIATKIGYLPLRTGLVGDPAGLKPWADRNPLLKPNLEQLARMRPWVSMPGGDYLQMRDGMMSAVESAVFQGADVDATLKAKQNELARLLP is encoded by the coding sequence ATGAGAAGATCACTGTCCGCCGCCCTGGTGCCGCTGCTCGCCCTCACCGCCGCCTGTGGGTTGGGCGCCGACGCCGGGACCGGGAACGAGCCCGTGACCCGTGTCCCCGAACTCGCCGAGGGCCAGAAGGTCTCGATCGTTCTGGAGAGCTACAACTTCGGCCAGGCCGGCCCCTGGACGGACACGTTCAATGAGTTGATCGCCGCCTTCCAGAAGGCCCACCCGAACATCAAGGTCACCCCTCAGAAGCCGCAGGGCAACAGCGCCAACCCCGCCACCGACACGGTCTCCAGCCTCCAGGCCCAACTCGCCACCGGCAACCCGCCGGACGTCGCCCAGATCGGCTTCAGCGACCTGGACTTCACGGTGAACAAGCTCAAAGCCCTCCCCCTCGACGACCTCGTAGGCAAGGAAGAGGTCACCAAGAACTTCCAAGGGGCCAAGCACCCCTACGCCGCCACCGCCCGAACGCTCGGGGACTGGAACGGCAAGACGTACGGAGTGCCGTTCGTCCTCTCGACACCCGTGCTGTTCTACAACGCCGACCTGTTCGAGAAGGCGGGGCTCGATCCCGCCAAGCCGCCCACGACCTGGGCCGAGGTGAAGACCGCCGCCCAGGCCATCAAGAAGAAGGGCGAGGACGGCGTCTACGTGGACTGTCTGACCAAGGCCGCCAAGGACTGGTGCTTCCAGGCGATCGCGCTGTCCAACGGCGGCCGGGTGATCTCCGACGACCGCACCCGGCTGACGTTCGCGGAGCCGCCCGTGACGGAGGCCGTGCGCACCATGCAGGACCTGGTGACCTCCGGCGTGATGCCCAACCGCACGCAGATGCAGGCCGTCGAGGCGTTCTCCCGGGGAGAACTCGGCATGCTCCTGGAGTCGAGCTCGGTGCAGGGCCAGTTCGTGAAGGCGGCGGCCGGGAAATGGGAGCTGGGCGCGGCGGCGATGCCGGGGTTCGCGGGCAAGCCGGTCGCGCCCACCAACTCGGGCGCCGCGCTGTTCGTCTTCGCGAAGGACCGGGCCAAGCGTCGGGCCGCCTGGGAGCTGATCAGGTTCCTCACCAACGAGCAGAGCTACACCACGATCGCTACCAAGATCGGGTACCTGCCGTTGCGCACCGGCCTGGTCGGCGACCCGGCGGGGCTCAAGCCCTGGGCCGACCGGAACCCCCTGCTCAAGCCCAACCTGGAGCAGCTCGCGAGGATGCGCCCGTGGGTGTCGATGCCCGGCGGCGACTACCTCCAGATGCGCGACGGGATGATGTCGGCCGTGGAGAGCGCCGTCTTCCAGGGCGCCGACGTCGACGCCACCCTCAAGGCCAAGCAGAACGAACTGGCGAGGCTGCTGCCGTGA
- a CDS encoding ABC transporter ATP-binding protein — MDDVWLDVADGEFLVLLGPSGCGKSTLLRMIAGLLEPSGGRVLLDEEDITHVPPQRRDLAMVFQGYALYPHLSVARNIGFPLRARGRPKVEIRAEVAKVAEMLGLTGLLDRKPRELSGGQRQRVALGRALVREPGAFLMDEPLSNLDATLRATTRAEIVALHRSLAATVVYVTHDQVEAMTMATRIVLLNEGRVEQAGSPAEVYDAPASVFVARFLGSPPMNLVDTVLNGDGVARGDDLELPLGLGEGVPERPVTLGFRPEHLTIVPNERAGLRGVVIAVENLGGEEIAHCEVGAARICVRGPRPLGLVAGERVGLSARPEHLHLFDPDSGRRLAWRPAAVTTNA; from the coding sequence GTGGACGATGTGTGGTTGGACGTCGCCGACGGCGAGTTCCTCGTGCTGCTCGGGCCGAGCGGGTGCGGCAAGTCCACGTTGCTGCGCATGATCGCCGGGCTGTTGGAGCCGAGTGGTGGGCGGGTGCTGCTCGATGAGGAGGACATCACGCACGTTCCCCCGCAGCGGCGGGACCTGGCGATGGTGTTCCAGGGTTACGCGCTGTATCCGCATCTGTCGGTGGCCCGCAACATCGGGTTTCCGCTGCGCGCCCGGGGGAGGCCGAAGGTCGAGATCCGGGCCGAGGTCGCGAAGGTCGCCGAGATGCTCGGGCTGACCGGGCTCCTCGATCGCAAGCCCAGGGAGTTGTCCGGGGGGCAGCGGCAGCGCGTGGCGTTGGGCAGGGCGCTGGTGCGCGAGCCCGGGGCGTTCCTGATGGACGAGCCGCTGTCCAACCTCGACGCCACGTTGCGGGCCACGACGCGGGCCGAGATCGTCGCGCTGCACCGGTCGTTGGCGGCCACCGTCGTGTACGTCACCCACGACCAGGTCGAGGCGATGACCATGGCCACCAGGATCGTGCTGCTGAACGAGGGCCGGGTGGAGCAGGCGGGCAGCCCGGCCGAGGTCTACGACGCGCCGGCGTCGGTGTTCGTCGCGCGGTTCCTCGGCTCTCCCCCGATGAACCTCGTGGACACCGTCCTGAACGGCGACGGGGTCGCGCGCGGCGATGACCTGGAGCTTCCCCTCGGGCTCGGCGAAGGGGTCCCCGAACGTCCCGTGACGTTGGGCTTTCGTCCGGAGCACCTCACGATCGTGCCGAACGAGCGGGCCGGCCTGCGGGGCGTCGTCATCGCCGTGGAGAACCTCGGCGGTGAGGAGATCGCCCACTGCGAGGTGGGGGCCGCCCGGATCTGCGTGCGCGGTCCCCGTCCCCTCGGGCTCGTCGCCGGCGAGCGTGTGGGGCTTTCCGCGAGGCCCGAGCACCTGCACCTCTTCGATCCCGACAGCGGACGAAGGCTTGCCTGGCGCCCTGCGGCCGTCACCACCAACGCCTGA